One part of the Thermococcus radiotolerans genome encodes these proteins:
- a CDS encoding metallophosphoesterase: MLIGIMSDTHDNLPAIAKAVELFNERNVELVIHAGDYVAPFVARELKKLKAPLKGVFGNNDGERKGLYEALGIYDEILEIEADGMKIAVTHGTDERIVRALARSKLYDVVIVGHTHRYEIREEGRTILVNPGEVCGYVTGVKSVALLDTRKREVQIVNLDTGELLGAMSL, translated from the coding sequence ATGCTGATAGGGATAATGAGCGATACCCACGATAACCTGCCCGCCATTGCAAAGGCGGTCGAGCTGTTCAACGAGAGGAACGTTGAGCTGGTCATTCATGCGGGTGATTACGTTGCCCCATTCGTTGCTAGGGAACTCAAGAAGCTCAAGGCGCCCCTTAAGGGTGTTTTCGGCAACAACGACGGCGAAAGGAAAGGCCTCTACGAGGCGCTGGGCATCTACGACGAGATACTGGAAATCGAGGCCGACGGCATGAAGATAGCCGTAACCCACGGCACCGACGAGCGCATCGTCCGTGCGCTTGCCAGGAGCAAGCTATACGACGTTGTCATAGTCGGCCACACCCACCGCTACGAGATACGCGAGGAGGGCAGGACCATACTCGTCAACCCCGGCGAGGTCTGCGGTTACGTTACAGGAGTGAAGAGCGTCGCCCTGCTCGACACCAGGAAGAGGGAGGTGCAGATAGTCAACCTCGACACCGGAGAGCTCCTGGGGGCAATGAGTCTCTAA
- the mcm gene encoding minichromosome maintenance protein MCM, with translation MDREDMIERYARFLREYVDDSGNEVYLNKLKDLLTVTPKRSLAIDWTHLNSFDPELAGELLENPEESILAAEDAIQIVLREPPLLKEEEFKVHARFYNLPRTLLVKELGSEHINRLIQVEGIITRVSEVKPFVEKAVFVCKDCGNEMVRLQRPYENIVKPSKCDACGSRNVDLDVEKSRFINFQSFRLQDRPESLKGGQMPRFVDAILLDDLVDTALPGDRILATGILRVILEQKDKRPIFKKVLEVNHIEQLSKEIEELEISPEDEQKIRELAKRKDIVDAIVDSIAPAIWGHKTVKKGIALALFGGVQRTLPDGTKLRGESHVLLVGDPGVAKSQILRYVANLAPRAIYTSGKSSSAAGLTAAAVRDEFTGSWVLEAGVLVLADGGFALIDEFDKMSDRDRSAIHEALEQQTISISKAGITATLNARTTVIAAANPKYGRFNRHKSLPEQLDLPPTLLSRFDLIFLLLDEPDEKVDSSIAEHILKVRRGEAEAVTPKIPYELLKKYIAYARKNVHPVLSREAMEEIKRYYVRMRKGFKRPGEDDGVQPIPITARQLEALIRLSEAHARMRLSETVTREDARAAIAIIEDMIRKIAVDEEGTLDVSILEVGKSSKKINKIDRMVDIIKSLESEGEFGAPEDRILEAAKQAGLGSENEIKKLINDLKRDARIYEPRAGFYRVL, from the coding sequence ATGGACAGGGAGGACATGATAGAAAGGTACGCACGCTTTCTGAGGGAGTACGTGGACGACAGCGGAAACGAGGTCTACCTGAACAAGCTCAAGGATTTGCTCACGGTTACCCCAAAGCGCTCACTGGCGATAGACTGGACGCATCTCAACTCCTTCGATCCGGAGCTTGCTGGAGAGCTCCTTGAAAACCCCGAGGAGAGCATACTCGCCGCGGAGGATGCCATTCAAATAGTTCTCCGCGAGCCGCCCCTTCTCAAGGAGGAGGAGTTCAAGGTTCACGCGAGGTTCTACAACCTTCCAAGGACTCTCCTCGTCAAGGAACTCGGGAGCGAGCACATAAACAGGCTCATTCAGGTGGAGGGTATAATCACGCGCGTGAGCGAGGTGAAGCCCTTCGTCGAGAAAGCCGTCTTCGTCTGCAAGGACTGCGGCAACGAAATGGTTCGCCTCCAGAGGCCCTACGAGAACATAGTCAAGCCGAGCAAGTGCGATGCCTGCGGTTCCAGAAACGTCGATCTCGACGTCGAGAAGAGCCGCTTCATAAACTTCCAGAGCTTCCGCCTCCAGGACAGGCCCGAGAGCCTCAAAGGCGGCCAGATGCCGCGCTTCGTTGATGCGATACTCCTCGACGACCTGGTGGATACCGCCCTGCCGGGCGATAGAATCCTCGCCACCGGAATCCTCAGGGTCATTCTGGAGCAGAAGGACAAGAGGCCGATATTCAAGAAGGTTCTGGAGGTAAACCACATAGAGCAGCTCAGTAAGGAGATTGAGGAGCTGGAGATTTCACCGGAGGACGAGCAGAAGATACGCGAGCTGGCCAAGAGGAAGGACATCGTCGATGCCATCGTTGACTCCATAGCTCCCGCCATATGGGGCCACAAGACGGTTAAGAAGGGCATAGCCCTGGCACTCTTCGGCGGTGTACAGAGAACTCTCCCGGACGGAACGAAGCTTCGCGGTGAGAGCCACGTTCTGCTCGTTGGAGATCCTGGAGTGGCCAAATCCCAAATTCTCCGCTACGTTGCCAACCTGGCGCCGAGAGCGATTTACACGAGCGGTAAGAGCTCAAGTGCAGCCGGTTTGACGGCCGCAGCGGTTCGCGACGAGTTCACCGGTTCGTGGGTTCTTGAGGCCGGTGTTCTTGTCTTAGCGGACGGTGGATTCGCGTTAATCGACGAGTTCGACAAGATGAGCGACAGGGACAGGAGCGCGATACACGAGGCACTCGAGCAGCAGACCATCAGCATCTCCAAGGCGGGCATAACCGCAACCCTGAACGCGAGGACGACGGTTATAGCGGCAGCTAATCCGAAATACGGCCGTTTCAACCGCCACAAGTCCCTCCCGGAGCAGCTCGACCTTCCACCGACCCTGCTCAGCCGTTTCGACCTCATCTTCCTGCTCCTCGACGAACCGGACGAGAAGGTCGACTCATCGATAGCCGAGCACATCCTCAAGGTGCGCCGCGGCGAGGCGGAAGCCGTTACGCCCAAGATACCCTACGAGCTGCTCAAGAAGTACATAGCCTACGCGAGAAAGAACGTCCATCCCGTTCTGAGCAGGGAGGCGATGGAGGAGATAAAGCGCTACTACGTCAGGATGAGGAAGGGCTTTAAGAGACCGGGCGAGGACGACGGCGTGCAGCCGATTCCCATAACCGCGAGGCAGCTCGAGGCCCTGATAAGGCTCAGCGAGGCCCACGCCAGGATGCGCCTCAGTGAAACCGTCACCAGGGAGGACGCGAGGGCGGCGATAGCGATAATCGAGGACATGATAAGGAAGATAGCAGTTGACGAGGAGGGGACGCTGGACGTCTCGATACTGGAAGTCGGCAAGAGCTCCAAGAAGATAAACAAGATCGACAGGATGGTTGACATCATAAAGAGCCTAGAGAGCGAGGGAGAGTTCGGAGCCCCGGAGGACAGGATACTCGAGGCGGCAAAGCAGGCCGGTCTCGGCTCGGAGAACGAGATAAAGAAGCTCATCAACGACCTCAAGCGCGACGCCAGGATATACGAGCCACGCGCGGGCTTCTACCGCGTGCTCTGA
- a CDS encoding translation initiation factor IF-2 subunit beta, protein MEVRKVSEKKVDFYDFEGLLDKAYEELPENVKHHTSRFEVPAAVVTIAGNRTIIENFVDIAEAMNRDPNHLLKFILREVATAGTLEGRRVVLQGRFTPYLIGNKMKKYLKDYVICPVCGSPDTKIIKRGRFHFLKCEACGAETPIQHL, encoded by the coding sequence ATGGAGGTGAGGAAAGTGAGCGAGAAGAAGGTTGACTTTTACGATTTCGAGGGTCTGCTCGATAAGGCTTACGAGGAGCTTCCCGAGAACGTCAAGCATCACACTTCCCGTTTCGAGGTTCCGGCCGCGGTCGTCACGATAGCTGGAAACAGAACTATAATCGAGAACTTCGTGGACATAGCCGAGGCTATGAACCGCGACCCGAACCACCTGCTCAAGTTCATTCTGCGCGAGGTGGCAACGGCTGGAACGCTTGAGGGAAGGCGCGTCGTCCTGCAGGGACGCTTCACACCGTACCTGATAGGCAACAAGATGAAGAAGTACCTCAAGGACTACGTCATCTGTCCGGTCTGTGGAAGTCCGGATACGAAGATTATCAAGCGCGGACGCTTCCACTTCCTCAAGTGTGAGGCCTGCGGTGCCGAAACGCCTATTCAGCACCTTTGA
- a CDS encoding carboxyl transferase domain-containing protein, with protein sequence MSMEEKVNDLYERKRKILEMGGEKAVEKQHAKGKLTARERIEKLLDPGSFVEIGAFVRHRGTEFGMDKKELPADGVITGYGTIDGRLVFVFAQDFTVMGGSLGEMHAAKIKRVMELALEAGAPVIGLNDSGGARIQEGVDSLKGYGEIFKMNTILSGVVPQITAIMGPCAGGAVYSPAIGDFILMVDNPASFMFITGPQVVKAVTGVEVTPTQLGGAMVHAQRAGQAHLVGKSDEEVLALIRRLVSYLPSNNMEKPPRVKTSDLPFRKTESLYSIVPDDPNKGYDVRGVIYEIVDRDENGNPDFLEILPYFAPNAVVGFGRMNGQTVGIVANNPIHFAGVLDIDSSDKIARFVRTCDAFNIPIVTLVDVPGYLPGTQQEYGGIIRHGAKVLYAYSEATVPLVTIILRKAYGGAYLAMGSKHLGADFVFAWPTAEIAVMGPEGAANIIFRKEIAQAENPEEVRQQKIQEYRERFANPYVAAARGYIDDVIDPAETRAKIVLALEAMESKRVKLPPKKHGNIPL encoded by the coding sequence ATGAGCATGGAAGAGAAGGTTAACGACCTGTATGAGAGAAAAAGGAAGATTCTTGAGATGGGCGGCGAAAAGGCCGTCGAAAAACAGCACGCTAAGGGGAAGCTAACCGCACGCGAGAGGATTGAGAAGCTCCTCGACCCCGGAAGCTTCGTTGAAATAGGCGCGTTCGTCAGGCACCGCGGAACCGAGTTCGGCATGGACAAGAAGGAACTGCCCGCGGACGGTGTCATCACCGGCTACGGTACCATCGATGGAAGGCTCGTCTTCGTTTTTGCCCAGGATTTCACCGTCATGGGCGGTTCCCTCGGTGAGATGCACGCGGCCAAGATAAAGCGCGTAATGGAGCTGGCACTCGAGGCTGGAGCGCCTGTGATAGGCCTCAACGACTCCGGCGGTGCCAGAATCCAGGAGGGTGTTGACTCGCTCAAGGGCTACGGCGAGATTTTCAAGATGAACACCATTCTCAGCGGTGTCGTTCCGCAGATAACCGCGATAATGGGGCCCTGCGCTGGCGGAGCCGTCTACAGCCCGGCGATAGGAGACTTCATCCTCATGGTGGACAACCCGGCGAGCTTCATGTTCATCACCGGCCCGCAGGTCGTCAAGGCCGTGACTGGTGTGGAGGTCACGCCGACCCAGCTCGGTGGAGCCATGGTCCACGCCCAGCGCGCCGGACAGGCCCACCTGGTCGGTAAGAGCGATGAGGAGGTTCTGGCGCTCATAAGGCGCCTCGTGAGCTACCTGCCCTCCAACAACATGGAGAAGCCGCCGCGCGTCAAGACGAGCGATTTGCCCTTCAGGAAGACCGAGAGCCTCTACTCCATAGTCCCGGACGACCCGAACAAGGGCTACGACGTGAGGGGGGTCATCTACGAGATAGTTGACAGGGACGAGAACGGCAACCCGGACTTCCTTGAAATCCTTCCCTACTTCGCCCCGAACGCGGTCGTTGGATTCGGAAGGATGAACGGCCAGACCGTCGGTATAGTCGCCAACAACCCGATACACTTCGCCGGCGTTCTCGACATAGACAGCTCCGACAAGATTGCCAGGTTTGTTAGAACCTGCGACGCCTTCAACATCCCGATAGTCACCCTCGTTGACGTTCCGGGCTACCTCCCGGGAACCCAGCAGGAGTACGGTGGAATCATAAGGCACGGTGCAAAGGTCCTCTACGCCTACTCCGAGGCAACCGTTCCGCTGGTCACGATAATCCTCAGGAAGGCCTACGGCGGTGCCTACCTCGCCATGGGAAGCAAGCACCTTGGAGCTGACTTCGTCTTCGCCTGGCCCACCGCAGAGATAGCGGTCATGGGCCCGGAGGGAGCCGCCAACATCATCTTCAGAAAGGAGATAGCTCAAGCCGAGAACCCGGAGGAGGTTCGCCAGCAGAAGATACAGGAGTACAGGGAGCGCTTCGCCAACCCGTACGTTGCAGCGGCGAGGGGCTACATAGACGACGTCATCGACCCGGCCGAGACGAGGGCAAAGATAGTCTTAGCCCTCGAGGCCATGGAGAGCAAGCGCGTTAAGCTGCCGCCGAAGAAGCACGGCAACATACCGCTGTGA
- a CDS encoding OadG family protein, whose product MSEFMEGLNLTVLGVTIVFMVLSILAVVLYAVGWTERRLVEREKPAPAPVPPSEVEAKEEKPAIPPRDLAVITAAVLAYTAEKASQLRPLPFKRKVSDAWRLYGVQSSMEEVEDFNYELGKW is encoded by the coding sequence ATGAGCGAGTTCATGGAGGGCCTGAACCTGACGGTGCTGGGTGTCACAATAGTCTTCATGGTGCTCAGCATCCTGGCGGTCGTTCTCTACGCGGTTGGCTGGACCGAGAGAAGGCTGGTGGAGCGGGAAAAGCCAGCCCCCGCTCCGGTTCCACCCTCAGAGGTCGAGGCCAAGGAGGAAAAGCCGGCCATACCCCCGAGGGACCTCGCGGTCATAACGGCCGCGGTTCTCGCGTACACCGCCGAGAAGGCTTCACAGCTCAGGCCGCTGCCGTTCAAGAGGAAAGTTTCAGACGCCTGGCGCCTCTACGGCGTCCAGTCGAGCATGGAGGAAGTTGAGGACTTCAACTACGAACTTGGGAAGTGGTGA
- a CDS encoding acetyl-CoA carboxylase biotin carboxyl carrier protein subunit gives MAKVKVIVDGVEYEVEVEELGMGRFKVAFEDKEYTVEAKGLGIDMSALSASAAPAAAVPSPAPVAAPAPAPVAPAAPTPAPAGEGAVTAPMPGKILRILVKEGDEVKTGQGLLILEAMKMENEIPAPKDGVVKKILVKEGDTVDTGQTLIELG, from the coding sequence ATGGCGAAGGTCAAGGTCATCGTGGATGGTGTTGAGTACGAGGTTGAGGTTGAGGAGCTTGGAATGGGCCGCTTTAAGGTTGCCTTTGAGGACAAGGAGTACACCGTTGAGGCGAAGGGTCTGGGAATAGATATGAGCGCCCTGAGCGCCAGTGCTGCCCCTGCAGCTGCTGTTCCTTCGCCTGCGCCCGTTGCTGCTCCGGCTCCAGCCCCGGTTGCTCCGGCGGCGCCAACTCCCGCCCCGGCCGGGGAGGGTGCAGTCACCGCCCCAATGCCGGGAAAGATTCTGAGAATCCTCGTCAAAGAAGGCGATGAAGTCAAAACCGGCCAAGGACTCCTAATCCTCGAAGCAATGAAAATGGAGAATGAGATTCCAGCACCAAAGGATGGAGTAGTGAAGAAAATCCTCGTAAAAGAAGGCGACACCGTCGACACCGGACAAACACTAATAGAACTAGGGTGA
- a CDS encoding sodium ion-translocating decarboxylase subunit beta: MVGLVESIITFFQGMGLMNLTAGNVIMIIVGLTLVYLAIRYEMEPLLLLPIGISAVLVNIPLGHLANWPIAPNLPEHIADNIFATLSYLNQQYGPPGIFDIIYYTLIRTEIVPLLIFFGLGAMTDFGPMIADPKTALMGAAAQIGVFIAMLTALALGFNLHQAASIGIIGGADGPTTIYLTTKLAPEILGATAVAAYSYMSLVPLIQPPIIRALTSKEERRIRMEQLRPVSKREKIIFPIISMIVIGLLVPSAAPLVGMLMIGNLFRESGVVERLSKAAQEELMNIVTIFLGLGVGSTMRADSFLTAQTLMILGLGVVAFASATAGGVLFGKLMMKLSGGRINPMIGAAGVSAVPMSARVVQRMASEEDPGNFILMHAMGPNVAGVIGTAVAAGVFLAVLG, from the coding sequence ATGGTTGGACTCGTGGAATCGATAATAACGTTCTTCCAGGGCATGGGACTGATGAACCTCACGGCGGGCAACGTGATAATGATAATAGTCGGCCTCACGCTGGTGTACCTGGCCATAAGATACGAGATGGAGCCGCTCCTGCTGCTCCCGATAGGTATCAGCGCGGTGCTGGTGAACATACCCCTCGGCCACCTGGCCAACTGGCCCATAGCCCCGAACCTTCCGGAGCATATAGCGGACAACATATTCGCAACTCTCAGCTACCTCAACCAGCAGTACGGCCCGCCCGGAATCTTTGATATCATCTATTACACCCTTATAAGGACGGAAATCGTCCCGCTCCTGATATTCTTCGGTCTGGGAGCGATGACGGACTTCGGTCCGATGATAGCCGACCCGAAGACGGCACTCATGGGTGCGGCGGCGCAGATAGGTGTGTTCATAGCGATGCTCACCGCCCTGGCGCTCGGCTTCAACCTCCACCAGGCGGCAAGCATAGGCATCATAGGCGGCGCCGACGGGCCGACGACGATATACCTTACCACGAAGCTTGCACCGGAGATACTCGGAGCTACGGCGGTAGCTGCCTACAGCTACATGAGTCTGGTCCCGCTGATTCAGCCACCGATCATAAGGGCCCTCACGAGCAAGGAGGAGAGGCGCATAAGGATGGAGCAGCTCAGGCCCGTGTCCAAGAGGGAGAAGATAATCTTCCCGATAATCAGCATGATCGTCATCGGCCTTCTCGTTCCCAGTGCCGCTCCGCTCGTTGGAATGCTCATGATAGGCAACCTGTTCAGGGAGAGCGGCGTCGTCGAGAGGCTCAGCAAAGCTGCCCAGGAGGAGCTGATGAACATCGTCACCATATTCCTCGGCCTGGGCGTCGGTTCGACTATGAGGGCCGACAGCTTCCTCACAGCCCAGACACTGATGATCCTTGGCCTCGGAGTGGTCGCCTTCGCCAGCGCCACCGCCGGCGGCGTGCTCTTCGGAAAGCTCATGATGAAGCTCTCCGGAGGAAGAATAAACCCGATGATAGGCGCCGCGGGAGTTTCGGCGGTCCCGATGTCGGCGCGCGTCGTTCAGAGGATGGCCAGCGAAGAGGACCCAGGAAACTTCATCCTCATGCACGCGATGGGTCCGAACGTTGCCGGAGTCATAGGGACTGCTGTGGCCGCTGGAGTTTTCCTGGCGGTTCTCGGGTGA
- a CDS encoding CBS domain-containing protein, producing MRVKTLMTPDPVVIELPATREYALSLFRKHKVRSFPVINKNTKALVGIISIKRVLLHPDEEQLAMLVKRDVPTVKPNDDLKKAVRAMLEMDYRRVVVVDDENKVLGILTVGDIVRRYLAKNEKLKNVSIERYYQKNVGVVWHGTPLKAALKALLLCNAMAIPVIDDEGNLVGMVDETDLLKDSEVIRVMKQTALAASSEEDWILESNPTLLFEKAELQLPKKPVSEIMNRELVVATPHMSIYDVAQKMVQYHIEQLPVIKGEGELVGIVRDMDIIKVILNK from the coding sequence ATGCGTGTGAAGACTTTAATGACTCCAGACCCAGTGGTGATAGAGCTTCCGGCAACGAGGGAGTACGCCCTCAGCCTCTTCAGGAAGCACAAAGTAAGGTCATTCCCCGTCATCAACAAGAACACGAAGGCCCTCGTCGGAATAATAAGCATAAAGCGTGTTCTGCTCCACCCCGATGAGGAGCAGCTCGCGATGCTCGTTAAGAGGGACGTTCCCACCGTCAAACCAAACGATGACCTGAAGAAGGCCGTTAGGGCCATGCTCGAGATGGATTACAGGCGCGTGGTTGTGGTTGACGATGAGAACAAGGTTCTGGGAATTCTCACGGTTGGGGATATCGTGAGGCGCTACCTGGCGAAGAACGAGAAGCTGAAGAACGTTAGCATCGAGAGGTACTACCAGAAAAACGTCGGCGTCGTCTGGCACGGGACGCCTCTCAAAGCCGCCCTCAAGGCGCTCCTCCTATGCAACGCGATGGCAATCCCAGTCATCGACGACGAGGGCAACCTCGTGGGCATGGTTGACGAGACAGACCTCCTGAAGGACAGCGAGGTCATAAGGGTCATGAAGCAGACGGCACTGGCCGCCTCCAGCGAGGAGGACTGGATACTCGAAAGCAACCCGACGCTCCTCTTCGAGAAGGCCGAGCTCCAGCTCCCCAAGAAGCCCGTCTCAGAGATAATGAACCGCGAGCTCGTCGTTGCAACGCCCCACATGAGCATCTACGACGTCGCCCAGAAGATGGTTCAGTACCACATCGAGCAGCTGCCCGTCATCAAGGGAGAGGGAGAGCTCGTCGGCATCGTCAGGGACATGGACATCATAAAGGTCATCCTCAACAAATGA
- a CDS encoding homoserine dehydrogenase, protein MREVRLSLFGFGNVGRALARVLVGKGSIFRERYGLEFKVVSIADTSAVVWLPEGIDLREALMVKENFGMLSSWTNEYEVYSFTPEEAVREIDADVVIDVTNDKNAHTWHLAALRDGKAVATSNKPPLAFHYAELMREAERRDLPYLFEATVMAGTPIITLLREGLKGDTVEMIEAVLNATTTFILSRMESGLDFEGALKEAQALGIAERDPSGDVLGIDAGYKATILHCLAFHPVTFNDAHVKGIVEVTPEDVKRARERGRTLRLVAMVEDGNVRVEPREVPLDGPLAVESHENAAVIKTDLLGELVIKGAGAGLKETASGVVSDIIKAALKV, encoded by the coding sequence GTGAGGGAGGTAAGGCTGTCTCTCTTCGGTTTTGGAAACGTCGGCAGGGCCCTCGCGCGGGTTCTGGTTGGGAAGGGTTCCATCTTCCGCGAGAGGTACGGTCTGGAGTTCAAGGTCGTGAGCATAGCTGACACCAGCGCCGTCGTCTGGCTTCCCGAGGGGATAGACCTCAGGGAGGCGCTCATGGTAAAGGAGAACTTTGGAATGCTTTCCTCATGGACGAACGAGTACGAGGTTTACAGTTTCACACCCGAGGAAGCGGTCAGGGAAATCGACGCGGATGTCGTTATAGATGTCACCAACGACAAAAACGCCCACACCTGGCACCTGGCGGCGCTGAGGGACGGGAAAGCCGTCGCCACGAGCAACAAACCGCCCCTGGCGTTCCACTACGCCGAGCTGATGAGGGAGGCGGAAAGGAGGGACCTCCCATACCTCTTCGAGGCCACCGTGATGGCGGGAACACCGATAATAACCCTCCTCCGCGAGGGGCTGAAGGGCGACACGGTGGAGATGATCGAGGCGGTTCTAAACGCCACCACGACCTTCATCCTGAGCCGGATGGAGTCCGGGCTGGATTTTGAGGGGGCACTCAAGGAAGCCCAGGCTCTCGGGATAGCCGAGCGCGACCCTAGCGGGGATGTACTGGGTATAGACGCCGGATACAAGGCAACGATACTCCACTGCCTGGCCTTCCACCCAGTGACATTCAACGACGCTCATGTTAAGGGCATAGTGGAGGTAACCCCAGAGGACGTGAAGAGGGCCAGGGAGCGCGGAAGGACCCTGAGGCTGGTAGCGATGGTGGAGGATGGAAATGTCAGGGTGGAGCCCAGGGAGGTGCCCCTCGACGGTCCCCTCGCCGTTGAAAGCCACGAGAACGCCGCGGTTATAAAGACAGACCTGCTCGGTGAGCTGGTCATCAAAGGGGCAGGGGCGGGGCTGAAGGAGACGGCGAGCGGCGTGGTGAGCGACATCATAAAGGCGGCACTGAAGGTTTAG
- a CDS encoding ASCH domain-containing protein: protein MEHVIALHQVYAELIFRGLKTVELRKARAFSEGDTVFLYVARGNPYELRDTLRRLGLHEEQTLTQRGTIAGGFEVGEVIKADPDTLWEMTKETSGLALVHGENGKRWLGEYIREYGYAFTIERPFLFKEPMSREEMRERYGVHVEGIIHLSRKTRKPWVRALIEDLLAREAVYL from the coding sequence ATGGAGCACGTGATAGCGCTCCACCAGGTCTACGCGGAGCTGATATTCCGCGGACTGAAAACGGTAGAGCTTAGAAAGGCCAGGGCGTTCAGCGAGGGAGACACCGTTTTCCTCTACGTGGCGAGGGGGAACCCCTACGAGCTGAGGGACACGCTGAGAAGGCTCGGCCTCCACGAGGAGCAGACGCTGACGCAGAGGGGAACGATAGCCGGCGGCTTCGAGGTGGGTGAGGTAATAAAGGCCGACCCCGATACGCTCTGGGAGATGACAAAGGAAACCAGCGGTTTGGCCCTGGTTCACGGGGAGAACGGGAAGCGCTGGCTGGGCGAGTATATCAGGGAGTACGGTTACGCATTCACGATAGAGAGGCCGTTCCTCTTCAAGGAGCCCATGAGCAGGGAGGAGATGAGGGAGCGCTACGGAGTTCACGTCGAGGGCATAATCCATCTCTCGAGAAAAACTAGAAAGCCCTGGGTGAGGGCTCTAATAGAGGACCTCCTGGCGCGGGAGGCCGTGTATCTCTAA
- a CDS encoding ZPR1 zinc finger domain-containing protein, with amino-acid sequence MTEREGEIQEIRLGDCPICGGKGTLKALQYVHDIPYFGKVMESTIICEKCGYRNADVMILEDRPPKLYSVKVEEEKDLFTRVVRSKSGTIELEEIGVKIEPGPAAEGFVTNVEGILERVRETLVMAKHFRQGEGDEEAAKKADEILQYIEEVKEGKKPLTVRIMDPLGNSALIGEKVKSRLLTQEEIESLSLGPYVIVEPEEGEEKDD; translated from the coding sequence ATGACCGAGAGGGAAGGAGAGATTCAGGAAATCCGGCTGGGAGACTGTCCAATATGCGGCGGTAAGGGCACGCTCAAGGCCCTTCAGTACGTTCACGACATTCCTTACTTCGGGAAGGTCATGGAGAGCACGATAATCTGCGAGAAGTGCGGCTACAGAAACGCCGACGTCATGATACTGGAGGACAGGCCTCCGAAGCTCTACAGCGTAAAGGTTGAGGAGGAAAAGGACCTCTTCACCCGCGTCGTGAGGAGTAAGAGTGGAACGATAGAGCTGGAGGAAATCGGCGTCAAGATAGAGCCTGGGCCAGCTGCGGAGGGCTTCGTCACCAACGTCGAGGGAATCCTTGAACGCGTTAGAGAAACGCTGGTAATGGCCAAGCACTTCCGGCAGGGCGAGGGCGACGAGGAGGCCGCCAAAAAGGCCGACGAAATACTCCAGTACATCGAGGAGGTCAAGGAGGGCAAAAAACCGCTCACCGTGAGGATTATGGACCCCCTCGGCAACAGCGCCCTCATCGGCGAGAAAGTGAAGAGCCGGCTTTTGACGCAGGAGGAAATCGAGAGCCTCAGTCTCGGCCCCTACGTAATCGTTGAGCCGGAAGAAGGCGAGGAAAAAGATGATTAG